A single region of the Salvia miltiorrhiza cultivar Shanhuang (shh) chromosome 8, IMPLAD_Smil_shh, whole genome shotgun sequence genome encodes:
- the LOC131001245 gene encoding pre-mRNA-processing factor 19 homolog 1-like isoform X1, with protein sequence MHCSISGELPDEPVLSKKSGLLFEKHLIELFILDHGKCPVTEEPLTMDDIIPIKTGKLCTFKSAIKICLQIAKPRPVQAASIPGMLGMFQIEWDGLMLSNYALDQQLHSASPRQELSHALYQYDAACHVARMKKERDEARVLLAQAERRIPASVEVPNTVNAVAISNGKRGAEDDELGPNAKRMHPGISTSIISELADYNALLSQQRKKRQIPSTLAPIDAVERYTQLTVNPLHKTNKPGILSLDIQYSKKRVALTNFSNKCTRSGTLIPGRDQLI encoded by the exons ATGCATTGCTCAA TTTCCGGCGAGTTGCCGGATGAACCCGTCTTATCCAAGAAATCCGGCCTCCTCTTCGAGAAGCACTTAATTGAGCTCTTCATTTTG GATCATGGAAAATGTCCAGTTACTGAAGAGCCCTTGACAATGGATGATATCATTCCCATCAAGACTGGAAAGTTATGCACTTTCAAAAGTGCGATTAA gATATGTTTGCAGATAGCAAAGCCTCGACCGGTGCAGGCTGCAAGTATTCCTGGGATGCTTGGAATGTTTCAGATT GAATGGGATGGTTTAATGCTATCTAATTACGCACTGGACCAGCAGTTGCATAGTGCTAGCCCTAGGCAGGAGCTAAGTCATGCCCTATATCAG TATGATGCTGCTTGTCATGTTGCAAGGATGAAGAAGGAAAGGGATGAAGCAAGAGTATTACTGGCCCAAGCTGAAAGACGGATACCGGCATCAGTGGAAGTACCAAATACAGTGAATGCTGTAGCTATAAGCAATGGGAAAAGAG GAGCTGAGGATGATGAGCTTGGTCCAAATGCAAAAAGAATGCATCCTGGAATCTCAACTAGCATCATTTCTGAGCTGGCAGATTATAATGCTTTACTTTCACAACAAAGGAAAAAGAGACAG ATACCTTCAACATTGGCTCCTATTGATGCTGTGGAAAGATACACTCAATTAACTGTAAATCCTCTTCATAAAACCAACAAGCCTGGCATATTGTCTCTAGACATCCAGTATTCCAAG AAACGTGTTGCACTCACCAACTTCTCGAATAAATGCACAAGAAGTGGAACCCTAATTCCTGGAAGAGATCAGCTTATATAG
- the LOC131001245 gene encoding pre-mRNA-processing factor 19 homolog 1-like isoform X2, producing the protein MHCSISGELPDEPVLSKKSGLLFEKHLIELFILDHGKCPVTEEPLTMDDIIPIKTGKLCTFKSAIKICLQIAKPRPVQAASIPGMLGMFQILHSASPRQELSHALYQYDAACHVARMKKERDEARVLLAQAERRIPASVEVPNTVNAVAISNGKRGAEDDELGPNAKRMHPGISTSIISELADYNALLSQQRKKRQIPSTLAPIDAVERYTQLTVNPLHKTNKPGILSLDIQYSKKRVALTNFSNKCTRSGTLIPGRDQLI; encoded by the exons ATGCATTGCTCAA TTTCCGGCGAGTTGCCGGATGAACCCGTCTTATCCAAGAAATCCGGCCTCCTCTTCGAGAAGCACTTAATTGAGCTCTTCATTTTG GATCATGGAAAATGTCCAGTTACTGAAGAGCCCTTGACAATGGATGATATCATTCCCATCAAGACTGGAAAGTTATGCACTTTCAAAAGTGCGATTAA gATATGTTTGCAGATAGCAAAGCCTCGACCGGTGCAGGCTGCAAGTATTCCTGGGATGCTTGGAATGTTTCAGATT TTGCATAGTGCTAGCCCTAGGCAGGAGCTAAGTCATGCCCTATATCAG TATGATGCTGCTTGTCATGTTGCAAGGATGAAGAAGGAAAGGGATGAAGCAAGAGTATTACTGGCCCAAGCTGAAAGACGGATACCGGCATCAGTGGAAGTACCAAATACAGTGAATGCTGTAGCTATAAGCAATGGGAAAAGAG GAGCTGAGGATGATGAGCTTGGTCCAAATGCAAAAAGAATGCATCCTGGAATCTCAACTAGCATCATTTCTGAGCTGGCAGATTATAATGCTTTACTTTCACAACAAAGGAAAAAGAGACAG ATACCTTCAACATTGGCTCCTATTGATGCTGTGGAAAGATACACTCAATTAACTGTAAATCCTCTTCATAAAACCAACAAGCCTGGCATATTGTCTCTAGACATCCAGTATTCCAAG AAACGTGTTGCACTCACCAACTTCTCGAATAAATGCACAAGAAGTGGAACCCTAATTCCTGGAAGAGATCAGCTTATATAG
- the LOC131001245 gene encoding pre-mRNA-processing factor 19 homolog 1-like isoform X4, with amino-acid sequence MISFPSRLESYALSKIAKPRPVQAASIPGMLGMFQIEWDGLMLSNYALDQQLHSASPRQELSHALYQYDAACHVARMKKERDEARVLLAQAERRIPASVEVPNTVNAVAISNGKRGAEDDELGPNAKRMHPGISTSIISELADYNALLSQQRKKRQIPSTLAPIDAVERYTQLTVNPLHKTNKPGILSLDIQYSKKRVALTNFSNKCTRSGTLIPGRDQLI; translated from the exons ATGATATCATTCCCATCAAGACTGGAAAGTTATGCACTTTCAAAA ATAGCAAAGCCTCGACCGGTGCAGGCTGCAAGTATTCCTGGGATGCTTGGAATGTTTCAGATT GAATGGGATGGTTTAATGCTATCTAATTACGCACTGGACCAGCAGTTGCATAGTGCTAGCCCTAGGCAGGAGCTAAGTCATGCCCTATATCAG TATGATGCTGCTTGTCATGTTGCAAGGATGAAGAAGGAAAGGGATGAAGCAAGAGTATTACTGGCCCAAGCTGAAAGACGGATACCGGCATCAGTGGAAGTACCAAATACAGTGAATGCTGTAGCTATAAGCAATGGGAAAAGAG GAGCTGAGGATGATGAGCTTGGTCCAAATGCAAAAAGAATGCATCCTGGAATCTCAACTAGCATCATTTCTGAGCTGGCAGATTATAATGCTTTACTTTCACAACAAAGGAAAAAGAGACAG ATACCTTCAACATTGGCTCCTATTGATGCTGTGGAAAGATACACTCAATTAACTGTAAATCCTCTTCATAAAACCAACAAGCCTGGCATATTGTCTCTAGACATCCAGTATTCCAAG AAACGTGTTGCACTCACCAACTTCTCGAATAAATGCACAAGAAGTGGAACCCTAATTCCTGGAAGAGATCAGCTTATATAG
- the LOC131001245 gene encoding pre-mRNA-processing factor 19 homolog 1-like isoform X3, protein MISFPSRLESYALSKVRLSTDSYLTLWVSASRIAKPRPVQAASIPGMLGMFQIEWDGLMLSNYALDQQLHSASPRQELSHALYQYDAACHVARMKKERDEARVLLAQAERRIPASVEVPNTVNAVAISNGKRGAEDDELGPNAKRMHPGISTSIISELADYNALLSQQRKKRQIPSTLAPIDAVERYTQLTVNPLHKTNKPGILSLDIQYSKKRVALTNFSNKCTRSGTLIPGRDQLI, encoded by the exons ATGATATCATTCCCATCAAGACTGGAAAGTTATGCACTTTCAAAAGTGCGATTAAGTACTGATTCATATTTGACCCTTTGGGTCTCCGCTTCAAGA ATAGCAAAGCCTCGACCGGTGCAGGCTGCAAGTATTCCTGGGATGCTTGGAATGTTTCAGATT GAATGGGATGGTTTAATGCTATCTAATTACGCACTGGACCAGCAGTTGCATAGTGCTAGCCCTAGGCAGGAGCTAAGTCATGCCCTATATCAG TATGATGCTGCTTGTCATGTTGCAAGGATGAAGAAGGAAAGGGATGAAGCAAGAGTATTACTGGCCCAAGCTGAAAGACGGATACCGGCATCAGTGGAAGTACCAAATACAGTGAATGCTGTAGCTATAAGCAATGGGAAAAGAG GAGCTGAGGATGATGAGCTTGGTCCAAATGCAAAAAGAATGCATCCTGGAATCTCAACTAGCATCATTTCTGAGCTGGCAGATTATAATGCTTTACTTTCACAACAAAGGAAAAAGAGACAG ATACCTTCAACATTGGCTCCTATTGATGCTGTGGAAAGATACACTCAATTAACTGTAAATCCTCTTCATAAAACCAACAAGCCTGGCATATTGTCTCTAGACATCCAGTATTCCAAG AAACGTGTTGCACTCACCAACTTCTCGAATAAATGCACAAGAAGTGGAACCCTAATTCCTGGAAGAGATCAGCTTATATAG